A genome region from Triticum aestivum cultivar Chinese Spring chromosome 2B, IWGSC CS RefSeq v2.1, whole genome shotgun sequence includes the following:
- the LOC123043025 gene encoding nodulin homeobox isoform X2, protein MTSYFSSQWHELVHILLAHPKVDIFMDVAFDSLHEDMRLLSVRLSTLGTKAFPVGPFDSQLTYFICQQCEASLQFLLSLCQQKLFRDRILKNKELCRNGGILSLSFTILKLGVPEWLKGSTDIASSISRQKAKILSILLQLCESESISYLDEVATLPKSMQLGLEVLDLLKIAFGRKQKPAAGPHDKSYPVGSVLISALRLVDVFSDDSNFRSSFITNTIPFLTQILATPHDEFVSSWCSVDLPVIEDDANLDYDPFGAADLALLAASNMLTEAKVNYSCNFRSISMPSIQYAQTRTSCVVKIIANLHVFVPNICEEQERDLFLQKFQKYLLSESPKPSLDHPAADEITIVCTNLGSLSHYAKSLIPGNLLNEEDVQLLSDFAYKLQRWCKSQVGQRISQVAKSDVTSEMKVDLQPVQQPQPQPARASVPDPNMDGPPKDVQNIEESMATPPMKQDGNARDETPRNRATTNGGVLQNSVGQNLIHLGVARTTSAGYPGPSTATSMEVPRCRSVDHFKTPEPTKESGLRDEDERQPSRRGKKRTIMNDGQVNEIENALVDEPEMHKNAASLQTWAEKLSGKGAEITSSQLKNWLNNRKAKLARIAKERGVPYDGEGADKSSTPATSQLGDSSESAGEESYLPPSRVLNALGLSNSKGSSRLVTPDSSEQSTQDMMTSRPFTRSLSFEPGRPVLLMDNEGSEVGRGEIFQVEGRAQGKSLAESHICIIDVTELKVEKWRELPHPSEASGRTFQEAESRHGGVMRVAWDVVRLAPVAT, encoded by the exons ATGACGAGTTACTTCTCATCTCAGTGGCATGAACTTGTTCATATTCTTCTTGCACATCCAAAG GTTGATATCTTTATGGATGTAGCCTTTGATAGTCTGCACGAAGATATGAGGTTATTGAGTGTCAGGCTATCAACATTGGGCACCAAAGCCTTTCCTGTTGGCCCTTTTGACTCACAACTCACTTACTTCATATGCCAACAGTGTGAAGCATCATTGCAATTTCTTTTGTCACTGTGCCAGCAGAAGTTATTCCGAGATCGTATTTTAAAAAACAAG GAGCTCTGTAGAAATGGAGGTATACTGTCACTCTCGTTTACGATATTGAAGTTAGGTGTTCCAGAATGGCTGAAAGGATCAACTGACATCGCTTCTTCCATTTCCAGACAGAAGGCTAAAATCCTTTCTATT CTGTTACAACTGTGTGAATCTGAAAGTATTTCTTACCTCGATGAAGTCGCCACTTTACCAAAGAGCATGCAACTAGGGCTGGAG GTTCTTGATTTGCTGAAGATTGCATTTGGAAGGAAACAAAAACCTGCTGCCGGTCCCCATGATAAGAGTTACCCCGTGGGTTCTGTGCTTATCAGTGCATTGCGCCTCGTTGACGTCTTTTCTGATGATTCAAACTTTAGATCTTCCTTCATAACTAATACT ATTCCCTTTCTGACGCAAATTTTGGCGACTCCTCATGATGAGTTTGTCTCGAGTTGGTGCTCTGTCGATCTGCCAGTGATAGAAGATGATGCTAATCTGGATTATGATCCATTTGGTGCAGCTGACCTGGCACTGTTAGCTGCTTCAAATATGCTGACTGAAGCTAAAGTTAACTATTCATGCAATTTTCGCTCTATCAGCATGCCTTCAATACAATATGCACAGACAAGAACATCCTGTGTGGTGAAAATAATAGCAAATTTGCACGTCTTTGTTCCAAACATATGCGAAG AGCAAGAAAGAGACCTCTTTCTTCAGAAATTTCAGAAATACTTGTTATCAGAGAGTCCCAAGCCATCATTGGACCATCCAGCAGCTGATGAGATCACTATAGTTTGTACAAACTTGG GATCTTTGTCCCATTATGCTAAATCATTAATCCCTGGTAATTTGTTAAATGAGGAAGATGTGCAACTATTAAG TGATTTTGCTTATAAGTTGCAACGTTGGTGTAAATCGCAAGTTGGACAGAGAATATCGCAG GTGGCAAAAAGTGACGTCACATCAGAAATGAAGGTAGACTTGCAACCGGTGCAGCAGCCCCAGCCCCAGCCAGCAAGGGCTAGCGTTCCAGATCCCAATATGGATGGCCCTCCTAAG GATGTGCAAAACATCGAAGAGTCTATGGCGACGCCCCCCATGAAACAAGATGGAAATGCTAGGGATGAGACTCCAAGAAACCGTGCCACTACAAATGGTGGGGTCCTGCAAAATTCAGTCGGTCAGAACCTAATCCATCTTGGTGTTGCGAGGACGACTAGCGCGGGCTATCCGGGTCCCAGTACTGCTACCAGCATGGAGGTCCCGCGCTGCAGAAGTGTAGACCATTTCAAAACACCAGAACCTACCAAGGAAAGTGGTCTCCGGGACGAGGATGAGAGGCAGCCTAGTAGGAGAGGAAAGAAGCGAACCATCATGAATGACGGGCAGGTAAATGAAATTGAGAATGCTCTGGTTGATGAGCCCGAGATGCATAAGAATGCCGCTTCCCTTCAGACATGGGCAGAGAAGCTGAGTGGGAAG GGTGCGGAGATCACATCATCGCAACTAAAGAATTG GCTGAACAACAGAAAAGCCAAGCTTGCTCGTATCGCGAAAGAAAGAGGAGTGCCATACGATGGCGAGGGTGCCGACAAGTCATCTACACCAGCTACTTCTCAGTTGGGCGACTCCTCAGAGAGTGCCGGCGAGGAGAGCTATCTGCCGCCTTCAAGGGTGCTGAATGCTCTAGGCTTATCCAACTCCAAGGGCAGCAGCAGGCTCGTTACCCCAGACTCGAGCGAGCAAAGTACACAAGACATGATGACGAGCCGCCCGTTCACAAGATCATTGTCATTCGAGCCTGGCCGCCCCGTTCTGCTGATGGACAACGAAGGGAGCGAAGTTGGCAGGGGCGAGATCTTCCAGGTCGAGGGCAGGGCGCAGGGGAAGAGCCTGGCAGAGAGCCACATCTGCATCATCGACGTCACCGAGCTCAAGGTCGAGAAGTGGAGGGAGCTCCCCCACCCTTCCGAGGCATCCGGGAGGACTTTCCAGGAGGCGGAGTCGAGGCACGGCGGCGTGATGAGGGTGGCCTGGGATGTCGTCAGGCTCGCTCCAGTGGCGACGTAG
- the LOC123043025 gene encoding nodulin homeobox isoform X1, which yields MIDMISAVQDLSGLTTRELGEMLKESDSFVLQSKAQNGGPEQVDMEKLVSSLPLHLLALSLDIGRGTDLTYVLRGVRFLHCLSELATRHTKLEQVLLDDVKLSEQVMDLIFYLLSVLSHWKKEDHLGASPFIHSSLVAGSLHLMTSYFSSQWHELVHILLAHPKVDIFMDVAFDSLHEDMRLLSVRLSTLGTKAFPVGPFDSQLTYFICQQCEASLQFLLSLCQQKLFRDRILKNKELCRNGGILSLSFTILKLGVPEWLKGSTDIASSISRQKAKILSILLQLCESESISYLDEVATLPKSMQLGLEVLDLLKIAFGRKQKPAAGPHDKSYPVGSVLISALRLVDVFSDDSNFRSSFITNTIPFLTQILATPHDEFVSSWCSVDLPVIEDDANLDYDPFGAADLALLAASNMLTEAKVNYSCNFRSISMPSIQYAQTRTSCVVKIIANLHVFVPNICEEQERDLFLQKFQKYLLSESPKPSLDHPAADEITIVCTNLGSLSHYAKSLIPGNLLNEEDVQLLSDFAYKLQRWCKSQVGQRISQVAKSDVTSEMKVDLQPVQQPQPQPARASVPDPNMDGPPKDVQNIEESMATPPMKQDGNARDETPRNRATTNGGVLQNSVGQNLIHLGVARTTSAGYPGPSTATSMEVPRCRSVDHFKTPEPTKESGLRDEDERQPSRRGKKRTIMNDGQVNEIENALVDEPEMHKNAASLQTWAEKLSGKGAEITSSQLKNWLNNRKAKLARIAKERGVPYDGEGADKSSTPATSQLGDSSESAGEESYLPPSRVLNALGLSNSKGSSRLVTPDSSEQSTQDMMTSRPFTRSLSFEPGRPVLLMDNEGSEVGRGEIFQVEGRAQGKSLAESHICIIDVTELKVEKWRELPHPSEASGRTFQEAESRHGGVMRVAWDVVRLAPVAT from the exons ATGATTGACATGATTTCAGCTGTCCAAGACCTTAGTGGGCTGACCACCAGGGAACTTGGTGAGATGCTCAAGGAGTCCGACAGCTTCGTCTTGCAGTCCAAGGCGCAAAACGGAGGTCCAGAGCAG GTGGACATGGAGAAGCTTGTCTCGTCGCTTCCTCTCCATCTTCTTGCTCTAAGTTTGGATATCGGAAGAGGCACAGATTTGACATATGTGCTCCGTGGCGTGCGCTTTTTGCATTGCTTGTCTGAGCTAGCAACTCGCCACACCAAGCTGGAGCAG GTTCTTCTGGATGATGTCAAGTTATCTGAACAAGTTATGGACCTGATATTCTACCTGCTATCCGTTCTGTCCCACTGGAAGAAG GAAGATCATCTTGGCGCTTCTCCCTTCATACATTCATCACTCGTAGCAGGAAGTCTTCATCTGATGACGAGTTACTTCTCATCTCAGTGGCATGAACTTGTTCATATTCTTCTTGCACATCCAAAG GTTGATATCTTTATGGATGTAGCCTTTGATAGTCTGCACGAAGATATGAGGTTATTGAGTGTCAGGCTATCAACATTGGGCACCAAAGCCTTTCCTGTTGGCCCTTTTGACTCACAACTCACTTACTTCATATGCCAACAGTGTGAAGCATCATTGCAATTTCTTTTGTCACTGTGCCAGCAGAAGTTATTCCGAGATCGTATTTTAAAAAACAAG GAGCTCTGTAGAAATGGAGGTATACTGTCACTCTCGTTTACGATATTGAAGTTAGGTGTTCCAGAATGGCTGAAAGGATCAACTGACATCGCTTCTTCCATTTCCAGACAGAAGGCTAAAATCCTTTCTATT CTGTTACAACTGTGTGAATCTGAAAGTATTTCTTACCTCGATGAAGTCGCCACTTTACCAAAGAGCATGCAACTAGGGCTGGAG GTTCTTGATTTGCTGAAGATTGCATTTGGAAGGAAACAAAAACCTGCTGCCGGTCCCCATGATAAGAGTTACCCCGTGGGTTCTGTGCTTATCAGTGCATTGCGCCTCGTTGACGTCTTTTCTGATGATTCAAACTTTAGATCTTCCTTCATAACTAATACT ATTCCCTTTCTGACGCAAATTTTGGCGACTCCTCATGATGAGTTTGTCTCGAGTTGGTGCTCTGTCGATCTGCCAGTGATAGAAGATGATGCTAATCTGGATTATGATCCATTTGGTGCAGCTGACCTGGCACTGTTAGCTGCTTCAAATATGCTGACTGAAGCTAAAGTTAACTATTCATGCAATTTTCGCTCTATCAGCATGCCTTCAATACAATATGCACAGACAAGAACATCCTGTGTGGTGAAAATAATAGCAAATTTGCACGTCTTTGTTCCAAACATATGCGAAG AGCAAGAAAGAGACCTCTTTCTTCAGAAATTTCAGAAATACTTGTTATCAGAGAGTCCCAAGCCATCATTGGACCATCCAGCAGCTGATGAGATCACTATAGTTTGTACAAACTTGG GATCTTTGTCCCATTATGCTAAATCATTAATCCCTGGTAATTTGTTAAATGAGGAAGATGTGCAACTATTAAG TGATTTTGCTTATAAGTTGCAACGTTGGTGTAAATCGCAAGTTGGACAGAGAATATCGCAG GTGGCAAAAAGTGACGTCACATCAGAAATGAAGGTAGACTTGCAACCGGTGCAGCAGCCCCAGCCCCAGCCAGCAAGGGCTAGCGTTCCAGATCCCAATATGGATGGCCCTCCTAAG GATGTGCAAAACATCGAAGAGTCTATGGCGACGCCCCCCATGAAACAAGATGGAAATGCTAGGGATGAGACTCCAAGAAACCGTGCCACTACAAATGGTGGGGTCCTGCAAAATTCAGTCGGTCAGAACCTAATCCATCTTGGTGTTGCGAGGACGACTAGCGCGGGCTATCCGGGTCCCAGTACTGCTACCAGCATGGAGGTCCCGCGCTGCAGAAGTGTAGACCATTTCAAAACACCAGAACCTACCAAGGAAAGTGGTCTCCGGGACGAGGATGAGAGGCAGCCTAGTAGGAGAGGAAAGAAGCGAACCATCATGAATGACGGGCAGGTAAATGAAATTGAGAATGCTCTGGTTGATGAGCCCGAGATGCATAAGAATGCCGCTTCCCTTCAGACATGGGCAGAGAAGCTGAGTGGGAAG GGTGCGGAGATCACATCATCGCAACTAAAGAATTG GCTGAACAACAGAAAAGCCAAGCTTGCTCGTATCGCGAAAGAAAGAGGAGTGCCATACGATGGCGAGGGTGCCGACAAGTCATCTACACCAGCTACTTCTCAGTTGGGCGACTCCTCAGAGAGTGCCGGCGAGGAGAGCTATCTGCCGCCTTCAAGGGTGCTGAATGCTCTAGGCTTATCCAACTCCAAGGGCAGCAGCAGGCTCGTTACCCCAGACTCGAGCGAGCAAAGTACACAAGACATGATGACGAGCCGCCCGTTCACAAGATCATTGTCATTCGAGCCTGGCCGCCCCGTTCTGCTGATGGACAACGAAGGGAGCGAAGTTGGCAGGGGCGAGATCTTCCAGGTCGAGGGCAGGGCGCAGGGGAAGAGCCTGGCAGAGAGCCACATCTGCATCATCGACGTCACCGAGCTCAAGGTCGAGAAGTGGAGGGAGCTCCCCCACCCTTCCGAGGCATCCGGGAGGACTTTCCAGGAGGCGGAGTCGAGGCACGGCGGCGTGATGAGGGTGGCCTGGGATGTCGTCAGGCTCGCTCCAGTGGCGACGTAG
- the LOC123043025 gene encoding nodulin homeobox isoform X3 has product MIDMISAVQDLSGLTTRELGEMLKESDSFVLQSKAQNGGPEQVDMEKLVSSLPLHLLALSLDIGRGTDLTYVLRGVRFLHCLSELATRHTKLEQVLLDDVKLSEQVMDLIFYLLSVLSHWKKEDHLGASPFIHSSLVAGSLHLMTSYFSSQWHELVHILLAHPKVDIFMDVAFDSLHEDMRLLSVRLSTLGTKAFPVGPFDSQLTYFICQQCEASLQFLLSLCQQKLFRDRILKNKELCRNGGILSLSFTILKLGVPEWLKGSTDIASSISRQKAKILSILLQLCESESISYLDEVATLPKSMQLGLEVLDLLKIAFGRKQKPAAGPHDKSYPVGSVLISALRLVDVFSDDSNFRSSFITNTIPFLTQILATPHDEFVSSWCSVDLPVIEDDANLDYDPFGAADLALLAASNMLTEAKVNYSCNFRSISMPSIQYAQTRTSCVVKIIANLHVFVPNICEEQERDLFLQKFQKYLLSESPKPSLDHPAADEITIVCTNLGSLSHYAKSLIPGNLLNEEDVQLLSDFAYKLQRWCKSQVGQRISQVAKSDVTSEMKVDLQPVQQPQPQPARASVPDPNMDGPPKDVQNIEESMATPPMKQDGNARDETPRNRATTNGGVLQNSVGQNLIHLGVARTTSAGYPGPSTATSMEVPRCRSVDHFKTPEPTKESGLRDEDERQPSRRGKKRTIMNDGQVNEIENALVDEPEMHKNAASLQTWAEKLSGKGAEITSSQLKNW; this is encoded by the exons ATGATTGACATGATTTCAGCTGTCCAAGACCTTAGTGGGCTGACCACCAGGGAACTTGGTGAGATGCTCAAGGAGTCCGACAGCTTCGTCTTGCAGTCCAAGGCGCAAAACGGAGGTCCAGAGCAG GTGGACATGGAGAAGCTTGTCTCGTCGCTTCCTCTCCATCTTCTTGCTCTAAGTTTGGATATCGGAAGAGGCACAGATTTGACATATGTGCTCCGTGGCGTGCGCTTTTTGCATTGCTTGTCTGAGCTAGCAACTCGCCACACCAAGCTGGAGCAG GTTCTTCTGGATGATGTCAAGTTATCTGAACAAGTTATGGACCTGATATTCTACCTGCTATCCGTTCTGTCCCACTGGAAGAAG GAAGATCATCTTGGCGCTTCTCCCTTCATACATTCATCACTCGTAGCAGGAAGTCTTCATCTGATGACGAGTTACTTCTCATCTCAGTGGCATGAACTTGTTCATATTCTTCTTGCACATCCAAAG GTTGATATCTTTATGGATGTAGCCTTTGATAGTCTGCACGAAGATATGAGGTTATTGAGTGTCAGGCTATCAACATTGGGCACCAAAGCCTTTCCTGTTGGCCCTTTTGACTCACAACTCACTTACTTCATATGCCAACAGTGTGAAGCATCATTGCAATTTCTTTTGTCACTGTGCCAGCAGAAGTTATTCCGAGATCGTATTTTAAAAAACAAG GAGCTCTGTAGAAATGGAGGTATACTGTCACTCTCGTTTACGATATTGAAGTTAGGTGTTCCAGAATGGCTGAAAGGATCAACTGACATCGCTTCTTCCATTTCCAGACAGAAGGCTAAAATCCTTTCTATT CTGTTACAACTGTGTGAATCTGAAAGTATTTCTTACCTCGATGAAGTCGCCACTTTACCAAAGAGCATGCAACTAGGGCTGGAG GTTCTTGATTTGCTGAAGATTGCATTTGGAAGGAAACAAAAACCTGCTGCCGGTCCCCATGATAAGAGTTACCCCGTGGGTTCTGTGCTTATCAGTGCATTGCGCCTCGTTGACGTCTTTTCTGATGATTCAAACTTTAGATCTTCCTTCATAACTAATACT ATTCCCTTTCTGACGCAAATTTTGGCGACTCCTCATGATGAGTTTGTCTCGAGTTGGTGCTCTGTCGATCTGCCAGTGATAGAAGATGATGCTAATCTGGATTATGATCCATTTGGTGCAGCTGACCTGGCACTGTTAGCTGCTTCAAATATGCTGACTGAAGCTAAAGTTAACTATTCATGCAATTTTCGCTCTATCAGCATGCCTTCAATACAATATGCACAGACAAGAACATCCTGTGTGGTGAAAATAATAGCAAATTTGCACGTCTTTGTTCCAAACATATGCGAAG AGCAAGAAAGAGACCTCTTTCTTCAGAAATTTCAGAAATACTTGTTATCAGAGAGTCCCAAGCCATCATTGGACCATCCAGCAGCTGATGAGATCACTATAGTTTGTACAAACTTGG GATCTTTGTCCCATTATGCTAAATCATTAATCCCTGGTAATTTGTTAAATGAGGAAGATGTGCAACTATTAAG TGATTTTGCTTATAAGTTGCAACGTTGGTGTAAATCGCAAGTTGGACAGAGAATATCGCAG GTGGCAAAAAGTGACGTCACATCAGAAATGAAGGTAGACTTGCAACCGGTGCAGCAGCCCCAGCCCCAGCCAGCAAGGGCTAGCGTTCCAGATCCCAATATGGATGGCCCTCCTAAG GATGTGCAAAACATCGAAGAGTCTATGGCGACGCCCCCCATGAAACAAGATGGAAATGCTAGGGATGAGACTCCAAGAAACCGTGCCACTACAAATGGTGGGGTCCTGCAAAATTCAGTCGGTCAGAACCTAATCCATCTTGGTGTTGCGAGGACGACTAGCGCGGGCTATCCGGGTCCCAGTACTGCTACCAGCATGGAGGTCCCGCGCTGCAGAAGTGTAGACCATTTCAAAACACCAGAACCTACCAAGGAAAGTGGTCTCCGGGACGAGGATGAGAGGCAGCCTAGTAGGAGAGGAAAGAAGCGAACCATCATGAATGACGGGCAGGTAAATGAAATTGAGAATGCTCTGGTTGATGAGCCCGAGATGCATAAGAATGCCGCTTCCCTTCAGACATGGGCAGAGAAGCTGAGTGGGAAG GGTGCGGAGATCACATCATCGCAACTAAAGAATTGGTAA